The following are from one region of the Cyanobium gracile PCC 6307 genome:
- a CDS encoding lipopolysaccharide assembly protein LapA domain-containing protein, translated as MRQINFLLIFSFGLATVMFTLENTTATTVHFLPGVSTTLPLAALLLVVGGLGATAAWIYAVWSGVVRKVETLQTAGEVEAQQVRISELENDLRRYRATVDAQLGLLPAAGESSAPSSKAGGDEGLSLAVD; from the coding sequence ATGCGGCAGATCAACTTCCTTCTGATCTTCAGCTTCGGCTTGGCCACGGTGATGTTCACCCTGGAGAACACCACCGCCACCACGGTGCATTTCCTGCCGGGGGTGAGCACCACCCTGCCGCTGGCGGCCCTGCTGCTGGTGGTCGGTGGTCTCGGCGCCACCGCCGCCTGGATCTACGCCGTCTGGAGCGGCGTGGTGCGCAAGGTGGAGACCCTGCAGACCGCCGGCGAAGTGGAGGCCCAGCAGGTGCGGATCAGCGAACTGGAGAACGATCTGCGCCGCTACCGGGCCACCGTGGACGCCCAGCTGGGGCTCCTGCCGGCCGCCGGCGAGAGCTCGGCGCCGTCCTCCAAGGCCGGGGGCGACGAGGGCCTGTCCCTGGCGGTCGACTGA